The segment TCTCCCCTCTTTTAAACTAACAAGAAAAGTCATGGAAAAAAATGGATGTTGGCAAAAGTTTCTAGTTTTAGTTGAGCAAAGGTTGGGTCATTTGCTTAAAAGCAATAGCTACTAGATAGAGAAGGTACAATATTAAGGGTGATAAGTTATTTCTATAAAGCtgctattatttaatattaatatcttaTAAGGTGCACATTGCCATATATCAATAAGAGAAAGTTCACATGAATTTAAAAACTTATActttttatctataaaaatatataaatttattcttaccagtggccttttcattttgaccCAGAATATTATGCTGTATTTTCCACAAGGGAACAAATTCTTCTTTAGTAGTTTTAAGAGTCACAGAGGAATGACTTTCTTCATATGTTGGACATCTTTGGGTGTAATATAATGTCCCATCTTGCTGGGCAACCATTTGATTGCCATTTGAATGATTTATTTTTGCTAAAGTTTGGCACTCAGAAGAACAATATGGTAGAGATGGCATCGCAGTGACTAAGTCAGGACAAACATGTGAGAGTGGAAGACTACTTTCTTGATTCCACTGATTTAACTTGTGTTCTGTTGGAAGCACATGCTTTGAATTAACATTGTCACATGTACTGATGTTTTGAGAATTTTCAGGCATTACAGATTGATACTGAGATACTTGTATATTTTCAcaatttctaatatttaattgAGATTTAGGAGGAGGATGAGGTACAATTAATTTACCCTGAGCTTGTAAAAGTGTGTTGGCTTTTCTCGCAGACTGTGGTTGAATAACAGTGCCTTTTCTGTTCGTATATATAAAGGCTGATTGGACTTTAGCAGATCTTGTTCTTCTAATTACTTTTGCTCCAACCTTTTGTGGATTAGTTTTCTGAGTTTTAGAGACACCACTATTTACAGGGGATttactttcctcttcttttgagtCTGGCCAGGCTTGTTTAGCAATGTTATAACCTGAAGGTATAAAACAGTTCAAAGGCACATGGCCTATTCCAGATCCTCCTAAAGCAGTGATATTTTCAGAGATAAAGTCATCCTTGGGCTTTTTCTTATCAGCAGAATTCACAGAAGAAGCAGGAATAATACTAGTTATTTTGCTGGCAGCAACACTTTTAGTTTGAATGTGGAATGGTTGAGACCACTGTTGAGTTATTCCTACTCTATTTTTCAGTGAATGATTatcttcaacatttttttttgtatcttcagTTTCATCAAACCATCTCAGTTTTTTAAGAGTCTTTGGAATTTCTgcacttttccctttttcttttgttaattcaATACTGTCTCTGATGTCTGCTGCTTTTTGATTTGCTAACTTAAAGCCTTGGTTTGTAACTAGTGCCTTAAAATAATCATGTTTGTATTtagattctttctttaaaatacttttaagaaaCCTCACACCATTTCTCTCATGAATAttgcatttcattttcttgtgctGACCAATTAAGTCACAATTAGAAATTATACTATACAATGGTGTTGATGCATcaggtattttctgttttttatcttCTGAGTCAGAGTTGTAAGGTATACAGCCAGCttgaaaattatctgaaaataaaGACAACTTTTCCTCATTACAGTTAAAATAtcttatcttttcatctttaatgtctttcatttcCCCTAACTTATCAGAACACTGCACTGGGTCAATTTCTTTTATATGTATACTGTTTTTTGGTAAAGGCCTAGCTGATTGTGTATTCGATGGCAAAACTAAAGGTGTTGCCACAGGTACAAATGAAGTGGGAACTGAAGTAGTTCTATTTTCTTGAGTCAATTTAGAATATTTCTCTTGGTCTGAAATTGTTGCCATTTCCTGGGTTGGAGAATCTGGAGTGGCCTGGGCTTTGCTGAATTTAAATGTTGGACTCTCAGTAACTAATGGTCTCTCCCTTTTGAATGCTCCAGAAGTGGTGTCAGTTGTCCTCATGGCACTAGTTTCAGaggtctttttgctttttttatcttttacaaaTATGGGTGGACTATATACAAAGGCTACTGAATTGTTAGCAGTACTTGTGGCTCTTTCCACAGTTCTACTCAGAGCAGATGAATTTTGTTCTTCACTATTAAGACATTTATGTGAAGGTAGAATGTTAGGTTTACTTAAAATATCTGAGAAAGGTGTGACAGTCTGAGTGTTTGGATCATCTAAATTTATAAGCCAATTATTTATATGTTGAGTTTTAGAGAATGACAGCTTATCTTCATCAAAGCAGCTTAGATTAGTTGATTGCAGATTTGTGGATTTGAGGGAAAAAGAATTCTGCTGCTGGATTGATGTGGAAGGCTCCTTATTAagtgttaaatatatttcttcacGTTCCCCAGCCTCAAGACTGTCTGTAATTGAGAGGGTTTCAGAATTTGTTATCTGATTAACTTCATCAcaaaatttctgaaagaaaaaaaagaacattgttTTATAGCTTAGAAAATTTTAAGTGCCAAAATTATTGATTCAACACACCATTGTTACTGAGCCCAATTCTATTTGGCATATAAAATAGAGTAGTACGATTACAAaccatatagatatataaataatctATATCCCTGGAGCAGTCCTCAGAGTGAAAAAGAAGGAGCCAACAAAGACTTACAATAAAGTGTGTTTGCCTTAATTTCTTCACCTTAAAGTATTGATAATTACTCAATTATCCTAGCCATAGTTatagcttaaaaaataattttgctattGCTATTCCATTCAGAGAATAGTTTCCTGAAGATTTCATAACGGCATGTGAAATTCtgaaaaatagttatttaaaaatggtattttttttgtgAAACCTTTACTGGACTTGAACGAGTCTCCTAAAAGCCCTATGACTCTAATATGAGCTTCCCATTGGTAAGGCTACATCTTTTTATAAAAGTTAATCTCATGGTCTGTATAATAGagttctcaactctggctgcatATTAGAACCACATAAGAAGCTTTGTGAAAACATGCCAGGTCCTGCTGATTGAATACTTGGATGGGGTCCAGGTACtggtggtattattattatttttaaattccccaGGTAACTCTAATGTCAATTTAGGATTGATTTTAATGACTCATTTTTGAGATTTAGCACAGTAATAATTTCTATGAATTCCTTACA is part of the Kogia breviceps isolate mKogBre1 chromosome 7, mKogBre1 haplotype 1, whole genome shotgun sequence genome and harbors:
- the CEP126 gene encoding LOW QUALITY PROTEIN: centrosomal protein of 126 kDa (The sequence of the model RefSeq protein was modified relative to this genomic sequence to represent the inferred CDS: deleted 1 base in 1 codon), translated to MMTGRPGARSAVARLGTESSDTRVRAPLSPRLSGGRHRPGAYLDMKIHFEKNLEEERQILLQQQKLCRNQARKYFVESNQRKKAFEEKRKQQEEREHQIREQILQQRKKKFEEVTEKFQRAHIPLSQRKRTVFQKPVPPLEEALKQIQESNLKSEVNLPSCHRPIIDWRVIDNSLPSSLSKNDHKYQTHLLSKINCDKEMKENSKANLTTNKDAFQLKLEETQKLLEDQHLSSLQKFCDEVNQITNSETLSITDSLEAGEREEIYLTLNKEPSTSIQQQNSFSLKSTNLQSTNLSCFDEDKLSFSKTQHINNWLINLDDPNTQTVTPFSDILSKPNILPSHKCLNSEEQNSSALSRTVERATSTANNSVAFVYSPPIFVKDKKSKKTSETSAMRTTDTTSGAFKRERPLVTESPTFKFSKAQATPDSPTQEMATISDQEKYSKLTQENRTTSVPTSFVPVATPLVLPSNTQSARPLPKNSIHIKEIDPVQCSDKLGEMKDIKDEKIRYFNCNEEKLSLFSDNFQAGCIPYNSDSEDKKQKIPDASTPLYSIISNCDLIGQHKKMKCNIHERNGVRFLKSILKKESKYKHDYFKALVTNQGFKLANQKAADIRDSIELTKEKGKSAEIPKTLKKLRWFDETEDTKKNVEDNHSLKNRVGITQQWSQPFHIQTKSVAASKITSIIPASSVNSADKKKPKDDFISENITALGGSGIGHVPLNCFIPSGYNIAKQAWPDSKEEESKSPVNSGVSKTQKTNPQKVGAKVIRRTRSAKVQSAFIYTNRKGTVIQPQSARKANTLLQAQGKLIVPHPPPKSQLNIRNCENIQVSQYQSVMPENSQNISTCDNVNSKHVLPTEHKLNQWNQESSLPLSHVCPDLVTAMPSLPYCSSECQTLAKINHSNGNQMVAQQDGTLYYTQRCPTYEESHSSVTLKTTKEEFVPLWKIQHNILGQNEKATDSTVTRRKQIVENKHRSLLEQKRQNPGSVEQKYSEQMNNFGQSVQLSSSEPKQTTRATSNIEEVSGSTSEFLMAENLVKASVPEDEILTVMNSKQLQKSNLTLNKTQQFNICALSAEEQKILQSLNHLNERLRYVQETICKNPSIKSTLQIIPLLVLKTEEGTTPLGIQVASKSNKRLQEWIVHKNTGNAKIKEQKTKLQGDRVMYKLTDPGTDSKTSVRSREYKNHGD